A portion of the Desulfovibrio sp. Huiquan2017 genome contains these proteins:
- a CDS encoding phosphomannomutase/phosphoglucomutase, with the protein MKPISREVFRTYDIRGIVDRDFDEEWVERLGRACGQYFLERGSSTAVVGHDCRHSSPGYAEALIRGLNGTGVNVVTVGQVSTPAFYWAVTKLGTQAGVMITASHNPSEYNGFKVWQGISTIHSDEIQDVYALMEKGDFPQGAGSVRHEDVLDKYVAELAGDVTFERPVKVVVDGGNGTGGLITADALRKAGAEVVCLFCEPDGDFPNHHPDPVVEKNMAALQQAVLKEKADIGVGLDGDCDRLGVVTEKGSLLFGDQLVAIYARDILKAFPGASIIGEVKCSHLMYEDIKAHGGDAVMWKTGHSLIKARMREIGAKFAGEMSGHMFFADRYYGFDDATYAALRMVEILSRSDKPMSEQLDWPKTWSTPEIRVDCPEEMKERVVNKAVKYFSAKYEAIDIDGVRAVFPDGWGLIRASNTQPVLVLRFEAETPERLQEIKSMFETRLEEWIAEG; encoded by the coding sequence ATGAAGCCTATTTCGCGGGAAGTGTTCAGGACCTATGATATTCGCGGTATAGTGGACAGGGATTTCGACGAGGAGTGGGTCGAACGGCTGGGCCGCGCCTGCGGACAATATTTCCTGGAACGCGGTTCCTCGACCGCCGTGGTGGGCCATGACTGCCGTCATTCCTCGCCCGGCTACGCCGAGGCCCTGATCCGAGGCCTGAACGGGACGGGCGTGAACGTCGTCACCGTCGGCCAGGTCTCGACTCCGGCCTTCTACTGGGCCGTGACCAAGCTTGGGACCCAGGCGGGCGTGATGATCACCGCCAGCCATAATCCTTCGGAATACAACGGATTCAAGGTCTGGCAGGGGATCAGCACCATTCATTCCGATGAAATTCAGGATGTCTATGCGCTCATGGAAAAGGGCGACTTCCCTCAGGGCGCAGGCTCGGTCCGGCATGAAGACGTACTCGACAAGTACGTGGCCGAGCTGGCCGGGGACGTGACCTTCGAACGGCCCGTGAAGGTGGTCGTGGACGGCGGCAACGGGACGGGCGGGCTGATCACCGCAGACGCCCTGCGCAAGGCCGGAGCCGAGGTGGTCTGCCTGTTCTGCGAGCCCGACGGCGATTTTCCCAACCATCATCCCGACCCGGTGGTGGAGAAGAACATGGCCGCCCTGCAACAGGCCGTGCTCAAGGAAAAGGCGGATATCGGCGTGGGCCTGGACGGGGATTGCGACCGCCTCGGCGTGGTCACCGAGAAGGGGAGTCTGCTCTTCGGCGACCAACTGGTGGCTATCTATGCCCGCGATATTCTGAAGGCGTTTCCCGGCGCGTCGATCATCGGCGAGGTCAAGTGCTCGCACCTGATGTACGAGGACATCAAAGCCCATGGCGGCGACGCGGTCATGTGGAAGACCGGCCATTCCCTGATCAAGGCGCGCATGCGCGAGATCGGGGCCAAATTCGCGGGCGAGATGTCCGGTCACATGTTCTTCGCCGACCGCTACTACGGTTTCGACGACGCGACCTATGCGGCCCTGCGCATGGTCGAGATCCTTTCCCGGTCCGACAAGCCCATGTCGGAACAGCTCGATTGGCCCAAGACCTGGTCCACCCCGGAGATCCGCGTGGACTGCCCCGAGGAGATGAAGGAGCGGGTGGTGAACAAGGCCGTCAAATACTTCAGCGCCAAGTACGAGGCCATCGACATCGATGGCGTCCGCGCCGTGTTCCCCGATGGGTGGGGGCTTATCCGCGCCTCCAACACCCAGCCGGTCCTGGTCCTGCGCTTCGAGGCCGAAACCCCCGAACGCCTCCAGGAGATCAAGTCCATGTTCGAAACCCGGCTTGAGGAGTGGATTGCCGAGGGCTAA
- a CDS encoding metalloregulator ArsR/SmtB family transcription factor: protein MEKLALRFKGLGDPTRLRIIRLLDHGELCVCDLMAALTLPQSTVSRHMSFLRNGRWVDGRREGKWVYYTLAAPEDGIQAQVLRVLRQHLPERGQARKDYARLLAHLANKTEATCSTEA from the coding sequence ATGGAAAAACTCGCATTGCGCTTCAAGGGGCTCGGAGACCCCACCAGGTTGCGGATCATCCGGCTGCTCGACCACGGCGAACTGTGCGTCTGCGACCTGATGGCCGCGCTGACACTGCCGCAGTCCACGGTCTCCCGGCATATGTCCTTCCTGCGCAACGGACGTTGGGTGGACGGCCGACGCGAGGGCAAATGGGTCTATTACACCCTGGCCGCGCCCGAAGACGGAATCCAGGCCCAGGTGCTGCGCGTCCTGCGCCAGCATCTGCCCGAGCGGGGACAAGCGCGGAAGGACTACGCACGACTCTTGGCCCATCTGGCGAACAAAACCGAGGCCACCTGTTCGACCGAGGCATAG